A region from the Natronorubrum halophilum genome encodes:
- the meaB gene encoding methylmalonyl Co-A mutase-associated GTPase MeaB: protein MRTDEELLEALLAGEHRALARVISKIENRSPGYRNLVSALYAHTGEADVIGITGSPGAGKSTLVDKLAETYRDRGETVGIIAIDPSSPFTGGAVLGDRIRMASTVGDMDVFVRSMSARGTLGGLSTATADAVKAMDAFGKDKIIIETVGAGQNEIDIVRTADTVAVLVPPGSGDDIQTLKAGILEIADVFVVNKADRDGADRTVRELQDMIQLGDGGGGIGGGDGGHHSQEVIDAHDDWDGEVDDAEGEVAGWTTPIVETVATRGTGVGDLIDEFAAHRTYLVDSGEHADQVRQRYAEEIRTLLREDVHAMLEDELADRGGIDDLAESVRAGETDPYSIAGELLAPVEDCLDELDARD, encoded by the coding sequence ATGAGAACCGACGAGGAGTTACTCGAGGCTCTGCTGGCGGGCGAACACCGCGCGCTGGCTCGAGTGATCTCGAAAATCGAGAACCGATCTCCGGGCTACCGGAACCTCGTCTCGGCGCTCTATGCACACACGGGCGAGGCCGACGTCATCGGGATCACGGGCAGCCCCGGCGCGGGCAAATCGACGCTGGTCGACAAACTCGCCGAAACCTACCGCGATCGGGGCGAGACGGTCGGTATCATCGCGATCGATCCCTCCTCGCCGTTTACCGGCGGGGCCGTCCTCGGGGATCGGATTCGGATGGCCTCGACGGTCGGCGACATGGACGTCTTCGTGCGCTCGATGAGCGCCCGCGGCACGCTCGGCGGCCTCTCGACGGCCACGGCGGACGCGGTCAAGGCGATGGACGCCTTCGGGAAGGACAAGATCATCATCGAAACCGTCGGTGCCGGCCAGAACGAGATCGATATCGTTCGCACCGCCGACACCGTCGCCGTCCTCGTCCCGCCGGGATCGGGCGACGACATTCAGACCCTGAAAGCCGGCATCCTCGAGATCGCCGATGTCTTCGTCGTCAACAAGGCCGACCGCGACGGAGCCGACCGGACCGTCCGGGAGCTTCAGGACATGATCCAACTTGGCGACGGCGGCGGTGGAATCGGTGGCGGCGACGGCGGTCACCACAGCCAGGAGGTCATCGACGCCCACGACGACTGGGACGGCGAGGTCGACGACGCCGAGGGTGAGGTGGCGGGCTGGACGACACCAATCGTCGAGACCGTCGCGACACGGGGCACCGGCGTCGGAGATCTCATCGACGAGTTCGCCGCTCATCGAACGTACCTCGTCGACTCCGGCGAACACGCCGACCAGGTACGCCAGCGTTACGCCGAGGAGATTCGCACCCTCCTGCGCGAGGACGTCCACGCCATGCTCGAGGACGAACTCGCCGACCGCGGCGGCATCGACGACCTCGCCGAATCGGTTCGTGCGGGCGAGACCGATCCGTACTCGATCGCCGGCGAGCTGCTCGCCCCCGTCGAAGACTGTCTCGACGAACTCGACGCTCGCGACTGA
- a CDS encoding LysE family translocator encodes MSVITTTLAGVVFGLALAAPPGPMNAIIAEESVVRGWNAGFRAGLGAMLADVCFFVLALAGVVAVIDRYPTVRPALYLVGGLLMLYFAIGAVDEARNAASFTDASGDRGASRGFRKTFALSLTNPYQIGFWLTVGVGLLEAGSLDVLAHVPGIGTALEGALVVQTGSPALLVGFFAGIAIWIAAYPAAMVAAGRRVDAFAPLVAALSAAVLAGFGVLFLAIGTLRVV; translated from the coding sequence GTGAGCGTCATCACAACTACACTCGCGGGCGTCGTCTTCGGACTCGCGCTCGCCGCGCCGCCGGGACCGATGAACGCCATCATCGCCGAGGAGAGCGTTGTCCGCGGCTGGAACGCCGGCTTTCGGGCCGGATTGGGCGCGATGCTCGCCGATGTGTGCTTTTTCGTGCTCGCGCTGGCCGGCGTCGTCGCCGTGATCGATCGCTATCCGACCGTCCGACCCGCGCTCTATCTCGTCGGCGGTCTCCTCATGCTGTACTTCGCCATCGGCGCGGTCGACGAGGCCAGAAACGCCGCCTCCTTCACCGACGCCAGCGGCGACCGGGGTGCCTCCAGAGGCTTTCGCAAAACCTTCGCGCTCTCGCTGACGAACCCCTACCAGATCGGGTTCTGGCTCACCGTCGGCGTCGGCTTGCTCGAGGCCGGGTCCCTCGACGTGCTCGCACACGTTCCCGGGATCGGCACGGCGCTCGAGGGGGCGCTCGTCGTCCAGACCGGGTCGCCGGCGCTGCTCGTCGGCTTCTTCGCGGGCATCGCGATCTGGATCGCCGCCTATCCCGCGGCGATGGTCGCGGCCGGTCGGCGCGTCGACGCCTTCGCACCCCTCGTCGCCGCGCTGAGTGCCGCCGTGCTCGCCGGCTTCGGCGTCCTCTTTCTCGCCATCGGGACGCTTCGCGTCGTTTGA
- a CDS encoding DUF7544 domain-containing protein — MYAIDNLSDSLAVTKRYLDSLGFGGWLKVAVVVVLLGGIGLTSQLFNLPFSAVADATEESDALWVVLLVSGVGIGIYAAFRYLVAILEFVFVESLRTEAIHFRRYARANLKRGLWLVLFRAALWAGLFIAIAIPVVAVVFLGDISAVDELSLGQIAAIGLSAFAAFVGWGTIYTLTTAFVVPIMLQQECGPIGAWRRFAPVVASNWSGTLAYLLITWLIGFAFWMLFAVIGFVVSIFGAILFFLVILLFTAIHPNLAAVAVGLFILAYLGYRYVVAVIETPVRGYVRYYALLILGDTDETLDLIPEQRGAVRSDPTTSTEPAGVHGRRETTGWGGGRDARDDPADGPSSSDPFETDVDDAPSWEAPTVWGDSSEQDDGDGWGRSTESARDPNADDSSDDDRSPWIDSAEADDGTDEASDEPDETEVANGDRGESGDGSAMDDGSTGTNGDSAAGNETDDADDDGKDRE, encoded by the coding sequence ATGTATGCGATCGATAACCTGAGCGACTCCCTCGCGGTGACGAAGCGCTACCTCGACTCGCTCGGCTTCGGTGGCTGGCTGAAAGTTGCGGTCGTCGTCGTCCTCCTCGGCGGCATCGGTCTCACGTCACAACTGTTCAACCTCCCGTTTAGCGCGGTGGCGGATGCGACCGAAGAGTCGGATGCGCTGTGGGTCGTCCTCCTCGTTTCCGGGGTCGGAATCGGTATCTACGCCGCCTTCAGATATCTCGTGGCAATCCTTGAGTTCGTCTTCGTCGAGTCGCTGCGCACCGAAGCGATTCACTTCCGCCGGTACGCCCGCGCGAACCTCAAACGCGGCCTTTGGCTGGTGTTGTTTCGCGCTGCGCTGTGGGCCGGCCTGTTCATCGCGATCGCGATTCCCGTCGTGGCCGTCGTTTTCCTCGGGGATATCAGCGCCGTCGACGAGCTATCGTTGGGCCAGATAGCCGCTATCGGACTCTCCGCCTTCGCCGCCTTTGTCGGTTGGGGTACGATCTACACCCTCACGACGGCGTTCGTCGTTCCGATCATGCTGCAACAAGAGTGCGGCCCGATCGGTGCGTGGCGACGGTTCGCGCCGGTGGTCGCCTCGAACTGGAGCGGAACGCTCGCGTACCTCCTGATCACCTGGCTGATCGGGTTTGCCTTCTGGATGCTGTTCGCGGTGATCGGGTTCGTTGTCAGTATCTTCGGCGCCATCCTGTTCTTCCTCGTGATCCTCCTGTTCACCGCGATCCATCCGAACCTCGCCGCCGTTGCGGTCGGCCTGTTCATCCTCGCGTACCTGGGCTATCGGTACGTCGTCGCCGTGATCGAAACGCCGGTTCGGGGGTACGTTCGCTACTACGCGCTGTTGATCCTCGGGGACACGGACGAAACCCTCGATCTCATCCCGGAGCAGCGTGGGGCCGTTCGATCCGATCCGACGACCTCCACCGAGCCCGCGGGTGTGCACGGCCGACGCGAGACGACCGGCTGGGGCGGCGGTCGAGACGCTCGAGACGATCCCGCTGACGGCCCGTCCTCGAGCGATCCGTTCGAGACGGACGTCGACGACGCGCCGTCCTGGGAGGCACCAACCGTCTGGGGCGACTCGAGCGAGCAGGACGACGGTGACGGCTGGGGCCGCTCGACGGAATCGGCACGCGATCCGAACGCCGACGACTCGAGCGACGACGACCGGAGTCCGTGGATCGATTCCGCCGAGGCGGACGACGGAACGGACGAGGCGAGTGACGAACCTGACGAAACGGAGGTGGCGAACGGGGACCGTGGAGAATCGGGCGATGGTTCAGCGATGGACGACGGTTCGACCGGAACGAACGGTGACTCGGCGGCAGGGAACGAGACGGATGACGCGGACGACGACGGCAAGGACCGGGAGTGA
- a CDS encoding O-methyltransferase: MVDVLSDDIDRFVRAVCPDPDETLREMDDYAEREGFPHVGPEVGAFLRFVARTSDAERIFEFGSGYGYSAYWMAQALPVDGEIVLTEVDADELEMAREYLSEGGYDDLARYEVGDAMETIEGVDGPFDVVLIDHQKHRYADAFDAVRSKVPVGGVIVADNAITASVVEFEKLLEIVDGGAVAEVNEHTQGIVDYLERVTSDPEFETFVLPLGEGIAVSYRIG, translated from the coding sequence ATGGTCGACGTGCTTTCGGACGACATCGATCGCTTCGTTCGTGCGGTCTGCCCGGACCCGGACGAGACGCTGCGCGAGATGGACGACTACGCCGAACGGGAGGGGTTTCCCCACGTCGGACCCGAGGTCGGCGCGTTCCTCCGGTTCGTCGCCCGGACGAGCGACGCCGAGCGGATCTTCGAGTTCGGCTCCGGCTACGGCTACTCGGCCTACTGGATGGCCCAGGCGCTGCCCGTAGACGGCGAAATCGTCCTCACGGAGGTCGACGCGGACGAACTCGAGATGGCGCGCGAGTACCTGAGCGAGGGCGGCTACGACGATCTCGCGCGGTACGAAGTGGGCGACGCGATGGAGACGATCGAGGGCGTAGACGGCCCCTTCGACGTCGTCCTGATCGATCACCAGAAACACCGATACGCGGACGCGTTCGACGCCGTCCGCTCGAAGGTGCCGGTCGGTGGCGTGATCGTCGCGGACAACGCGATTACGGCGAGCGTCGTCGAGTTCGAGAAACTGCTCGAGATCGTCGACGGCGGCGCGGTCGCGGAGGTGAACGAGCACACGCAGGGAATCGTCGATTACCTCGAGCGCGTGACGAGCGATCCGGAGTTCGAGACGTTCGTCCTGCCGCTGGGCGAGGGGATCGCCGTCAGTTATCGAATCGGGTAG
- a CDS encoding cobalamin B12-binding domain-containing protein yields MSSEQEQESIRCLVAKVGLDGHDRGAHVIARAFRDAGFEVIYSGLHKAPEEIVQAAVQEDVDVLGISILSGAHDTLVPKIMDGLEEYGAKEDTLVLAGGVIPDEDRDELKAQGVSAVFGPGTSIEETIEFVRENAPQR; encoded by the coding sequence ATGAGCAGCGAACAGGAGCAGGAGTCGATCCGGTGTCTCGTCGCCAAAGTCGGCCTCGACGGCCACGACCGCGGGGCGCACGTCATCGCACGGGCGTTCCGCGACGCCGGGTTCGAGGTTATCTACTCCGGCCTGCACAAGGCACCGGAAGAGATCGTTCAGGCGGCCGTCCAGGAGGACGTCGACGTCCTCGGCATCTCGATCCTCTCGGGCGCTCACGACACGCTCGTCCCGAAGATCATGGACGGCCTCGAGGAGTACGGGGCAAAAGAGGACACGCTCGTCCTCGCCGGCGGCGTCATTCCCGACGAGGACCGCGACGAACTCAAAGCGCAGGGCGTCTCGGCCGTCTTCGGCCCCGGAACGTCGATCGAGGAGACGATCGAGTTCGTCCGCGAGAACGCGCCACAGCGATGA
- a CDS encoding acyltransferase, translated as MAKRIYSIDTVRIIAMVFIITIHTDLFQGVGTYGNIFNFLIDSTARFAVPFFFMTSGYFFAVKIARRDPTDYFVERVRSISSLYAVGLLLTAPVFLAKTVVQGSSGDQTITSSAVQGALEFTSPLELFYYGTSVSEILWFLPALLISLTFVYGFAIAGKSEYLLPVSFGFHAVGLLGASYTMFVDVSFMVRDPLFFGFFYTSLGFFVYSFEWQPTPERSAYYLGATVLFGVLNLVERYALGYVIQGETFAQGVYTASYTIATVLVAGSLFAFLLSRPNLGASTSLPSWGTYAVGIYITHPAVLFVLEWAHEVLRESGYAINTIAWHLTLTPATFFGSLFVYLAIRRLRTLEIGRDTLPIVRRSGESDSK; from the coding sequence ATGGCCAAACGCATCTACAGCATCGATACAGTGCGGATCATCGCGATGGTCTTTATCATCACTATTCATACAGATCTGTTCCAGGGAGTCGGCACGTACGGAAACATATTCAATTTTTTAATCGACTCGACCGCGCGGTTCGCGGTCCCGTTCTTTTTTATGACTTCGGGATACTTTTTTGCGGTCAAAATCGCCCGCCGTGATCCGACCGACTACTTCGTCGAACGGGTACGCTCTATCTCGTCGCTTTACGCAGTCGGCCTCCTGCTCACCGCCCCGGTCTTCCTCGCCAAAACCGTCGTTCAGGGGAGTTCCGGAGATCAAACGATCACGAGTAGCGCCGTACAGGGTGCACTCGAGTTCACGTCTCCGCTCGAGTTGTTCTACTACGGGACGTCGGTCTCCGAGATCCTGTGGTTCCTGCCGGCGCTACTGATCTCGCTCACGTTCGTCTACGGGTTCGCTATCGCGGGAAAATCGGAGTACCTGCTACCGGTCTCGTTCGGCTTTCACGCGGTCGGCCTCCTGGGAGCGAGCTATACGATGTTCGTCGACGTTTCGTTCATGGTTAGAGATCCGCTGTTCTTCGGGTTCTTCTACACGAGCCTCGGGTTTTTCGTCTACTCGTTCGAGTGGCAGCCAACTCCCGAGCGAAGCGCGTACTACCTCGGAGCGACCGTGCTCTTCGGCGTGCTCAACCTCGTAGAACGATACGCGCTCGGATACGTGATCCAGGGTGAGACGTTTGCCCAGGGCGTGTACACGGCGAGTTACACGATCGCGACCGTGCTGGTCGCCGGTTCGTTGTTCGCGTTCCTCCTCTCGCGACCGAATCTCGGCGCGTCGACCTCGTTGCCGTCGTGGGGGACGTACGCCGTCGGCATCTACATCACGCACCCGGCCGTCCTCTTCGTTCTGGAGTGGGCGCACGAGGTGTTGCGTGAGAGCGGATACGCCATCAACACGATCGCGTGGCATCTCACGCTGACGCCGGCCACCTTCTTCGGATCCCTGTTCGTCTATCTCGCGATTCGCAGGCTCCGAACCCTCGAGATCGGGAGGGATACCCTTCCGATCGTCCGTCGGTCCGGGGAATCCGATTCGAAGTAA
- a CDS encoding RNA-guided endonuclease InsQ/TnpB family protein: MGVRRTAVVKLAVSDEQRDALHRTAEQYLYCANRTADYCWSEASYTECKTNKRQVRDTLYSDFREETELQAQLVQAAIRRAVEAVKGVVERWKKGQRVSCPTFTAETMNYDTRSATFYRNKVSLSTVEGRVEPSFVLPVDSPTPYERYVLSEDYEFRESTLRYDAATDEFYLNISTRRVGGDDAEVSADTGHPDQTVLGIDLGVNSLAVSSTGRFWQGDDYDHWCREFENRRGQMQQRGTQAAHNALLRLGKREEAWRKQYIHTVANELVSEAVEHDCDVIVFEDLTDIREQLPQAKWHHVWAFRRLFEYVEYKAPERGVSVGQVEPNHTSQRCSRTDCGFTHEANRDGEHFHCQKCGYEVNADYNAAKNIGLRYARKRKHRLRSSPKSGSGDAPVDVRVNGGTLNGERHQSIAGD, from the coding sequence ATAGGCGTGCGTCGAACCGCCGTCGTGAAACTCGCCGTTTCCGACGAGCAACGCGACGCACTCCACCGAACCGCCGAGCAATACCTGTACTGTGCGAACCGAACCGCCGACTATTGTTGGTCCGAAGCCTCATACACCGAGTGCAAGACCAACAAACGGCAGGTCCGAGACACTCTCTACTCCGACTTTCGAGAGGAGACAGAGTTACAGGCACAACTCGTCCAAGCCGCGATACGTCGCGCCGTCGAAGCCGTAAAAGGCGTTGTCGAACGCTGGAAGAAGGGACAGCGCGTCTCCTGCCCGACGTTCACCGCTGAGACGATGAACTACGACACGCGGAGTGCGACCTTCTACCGAAACAAGGTGTCTCTGTCAACTGTTGAGGGCCGAGTTGAACCCTCGTTCGTTCTCCCGGTGGACAGTCCGACGCCCTACGAACGATACGTACTCTCCGAGGATTACGAGTTCCGCGAGAGTACACTTCGGTACGATGCGGCGACTGATGAGTTCTACCTCAACATCTCAACTCGGCGGGTGGGCGGCGACGACGCAGAGGTTTCGGCAGATACCGGGCACCCCGACCAAACGGTCCTCGGTATCGACCTCGGCGTCAACAGTCTCGCCGTCTCCTCCACCGGGCGCTTCTGGCAGGGCGACGACTACGACCATTGGTGCCGCGAGTTCGAGAACCGACGCGGACAGATGCAACAACGCGGTACGCAAGCCGCGCACAACGCTCTGCTTCGACTCGGGAAACGAGAAGAAGCATGGCGAAAACAGTACATACATACTGTCGCCAACGAACTCGTCTCGGAAGCCGTCGAACACGACTGCGACGTTATCGTGTTTGAGGACCTGACAGACATTCGAGAGCAGCTTCCGCAGGCGAAGTGGCACCATGTCTGGGCGTTCCGACGCCTCTTCGAGTACGTTGAGTACAAGGCTCCAGAACGCGGCGTCTCCGTGGGACAAGTCGAGCCGAACCACACGTCCCAACGCTGTTCTCGGACAGACTGTGGGTTCACGCACGAAGCGAACCGTGACGGTGAGCATTTCCATTGCCAGAAGTGCGGCTACGAGGTCAACGCGGACTACAATGCGGCGAAGAATATCGGGCTACGGTACGCCCGGAAGCGGAAACACAGACTCCGTTCCTCGCCCAAGTCGGGGAGCGGAGACGCACCAGTAGACGTGCGTGTGAATGGTGGGACATTGAACGGCGAGAGACACCAGTCTATTGCTGGTGACTGA
- a CDS encoding HD domain-containing protein — MGVEIKETRVTDAEFEEMKGFVFEYLSASVEKEEEGGRMRWYPWHSAEYRHNHILNVVALAEEIAREEGADVDATRVAALFHDVAKLETDQELHAEAGARVAREYLESRAEYPDSFIEQVCRAIEHHSYQGELTDLGLESQCLIEADLLDKVGANGTALMLLRMGYEARTHMDSDEMVERVLERGYDAASRVRSDTAESIAHQRLKRVRWFREWLEDEIAAMG; from the coding sequence GTGGGCGTCGAAATAAAAGAAACGAGGGTGACCGACGCCGAGTTCGAGGAGATGAAAGGATTCGTTTTCGAGTACCTGTCGGCGAGCGTCGAAAAGGAGGAGGAGGGTGGTCGCATGCGCTGGTACCCCTGGCACTCCGCCGAGTACCGGCACAACCACATCCTCAACGTCGTCGCCCTCGCCGAAGAGATCGCGCGAGAGGAGGGTGCGGACGTCGACGCCACCCGCGTCGCCGCGCTCTTTCACGACGTGGCCAAACTCGAGACCGATCAGGAACTCCACGCCGAGGCCGGCGCTCGCGTCGCCCGCGAGTATCTGGAGTCTCGCGCGGAGTACCCCGACTCGTTCATCGAGCAGGTGTGTCGCGCGATCGAACACCACTCCTATCAGGGTGAACTGACCGACCTCGGACTCGAGTCCCAGTGTCTCATCGAGGCCGACCTGCTCGATAAGGTGGGCGCGAACGGAACCGCCCTCATGCTGTTACGGATGGGGTACGAAGCCCGGACGCACATGGACTCCGACGAGATGGTCGAGCGCGTCCTCGAGCGCGGCTACGATGCCGCCTCGCGCGTCCGGAGCGACACCGCAGAGAGCATTGCCCACCAGCGGTTGAAACGCGTGCGATGGTTCCGCGAGTGGCTCGAAGACGAGATCGCGGCGATGGGATAA
- a CDS encoding alpha/beta fold hydrolase: MRLRTVLGAAVGTVGAAVLGNRLLAKRADGLENLLVGIERTYRWRGIETTYTVAGDPDDPDMLLCHGVHAGASSYEFEPLVEQLAENYHVIAVDLPGFGRSERPPLVYSATLYAEFLRDFAADVTDEPIVVASSLTGSFAVEAAAESDFEQLVLICPTAETADERPWVRTLIRTPVVGTTLFNLLATKPSLRYFYDRDGYYDSSRIDEEEVEYAWRSAHQPGARYAPASFSAGTLDPDFDLQTELAALETPTTLVWGRDADLVPLREGRSLADAADLDLVVIDYATQLPHAEHPEKFVEYLSAELPRAER, translated from the coding sequence ATGAGACTCCGCACTGTCCTCGGTGCAGCGGTCGGAACCGTCGGTGCAGCCGTTCTCGGAAATCGGCTCCTCGCGAAGCGAGCCGACGGGCTCGAGAACCTGCTCGTAGGGATCGAACGGACGTATCGCTGGCGCGGGATCGAGACGACCTACACCGTCGCCGGCGACCCCGACGATCCGGACATGCTGTTGTGCCACGGCGTTCACGCGGGGGCGAGCAGCTACGAGTTCGAGCCGCTCGTCGAGCAGCTGGCCGAGAACTATCACGTGATCGCGGTCGACCTCCCCGGATTCGGCCGCTCCGAGCGGCCGCCCCTCGTCTACTCCGCAACGCTCTACGCCGAATTTCTCCGCGATTTCGCGGCCGACGTCACCGACGAACCGATCGTCGTCGCCTCCTCGCTGACCGGCTCCTTCGCCGTCGAGGCCGCCGCCGAATCCGATTTCGAACAACTCGTCCTCATCTGTCCGACGGCCGAAACCGCGGACGAACGTCCCTGGGTGCGGACCCTGATTCGGACGCCCGTCGTCGGAACGACGCTGTTCAACCTGCTCGCGACCAAGCCATCGCTGCGATACTTCTACGACCGCGACGGCTACTACGACTCGTCCAGAATCGACGAGGAGGAGGTCGAGTACGCCTGGCGGAGCGCTCACCAGCCCGGCGCTCGCTACGCGCCCGCCTCGTTCAGTGCCGGCACGCTCGACCCCGACTTCGACCTCCAGACGGAGCTGGCCGCCCTCGAGACGCCGACCACGCTCGTCTGGGGCCGTGACGCCGACCTCGTCCCGCTACGCGAGGGGCGGTCCCTCGCCGATGCCGCCGACCTCGATCTCGTGGTCATCGACTACGCGACGCAACTACCCCACGCCGAACACCCCGAGAAGTTCGTCGAGTACCTCAGTGCGGAGCTGCCGCGCGCGGAACGGTAG